The genomic DNA GATGGTATCGAGATAAAATTAGACAAATATTTGCAAATGTAGATATAATTATTGCCCCAACAACGCCAATTACTGCTCCATTAATTGGGCAAGAAAAAATGGTTTTAGATGGTGAAGAAATTCTTATCCGCCCCCATTTAGGATTATTTACTCAACCATTATCCTTTATCGGTTTGCCTGTTTTATCAGTACCCATAAATCAAGAAAACTCCCTACCTTTAGGAGTACAACTAATAGCTGCACCATATAATGAGGCTTTAATTTTACAAGTTGCAGCAGTATTGGAAGCACAGGGTATAGTTTTTTATGAGAAATGATTTAGTAATAAGTACCTCTTTTCTCTATGTAACTTAGAATAAGATTTTTATATTTAGAAATTACCAAATGGCGTTACAATTATGAAAGTCTAAATTAGCGATTAGCTAAATCCAAACCTCTATTCCCATACGTGGGAACTTATATGTTAAACCTGATAATTACTGTTTTTGTACTCATTCTTGGTTCAGCAATGTGTTCTTGTACAGAAACGGCTCTTTTTTCTGTTTCCACATTGAGAGTTAGACAGTTAGCAGAATTAAAGAAACCCGCCGCAATTGCACTCTTAGCGATTCGGGAAAATATGAATCGGCCGATTGCAACAATAGTAATTATCAATAATATTTTCAACATTATTGGTAGTATTATTACGGGTGGTATTGCAACTCAGGTGTTAGGAGATAGTTTGTTGGGGGTATTTTCAGGAATATTAACATTTCTAATTATTGTTTTTGGAGAAATTATTCCTAAGACAATTGGAGAGATATATTCTGAACAAGTTGCTTTATTAACAGCTATACCTATCACTGGACTTTCTATTGCTTTTACACCGTTAGTATGGATTATGGAAAATGTCACTGCACCTTTTTCCCAAGGTCAAAAAAGACCTACTACTAACGAAGCAGAAATTAAACTATTAACAAATATTGGTCAGGAAGAAGGAATTATTCAAAGTGATGAAGCTGAAATGATTCAGAGGGTATTTAGATTAAATGATGTGACAGCATCAGATTTAATGACACCTCAAATCATGCTGACATATATCCGTGGTAATTTGACTTTGAACGAAGCTAAAGCAGATATTATTGCTTCCCAACATACCCGGATTATTGTCATTGATGAATCTATTGATCAAGTCATGGGATTTGCACTTAAACAAAGATTATTAACAGCGATGGTTGAGGGAAATAGTGACCAAAAAATTGCAGATTTAACTAGAAAAGTTCGTTTTGTTCCTGAAATAATTAGGGCTGATAAACTACTAAAAAACTTTATTGAATCCCATGAACATCTGGCGGTAGTAGTAGATGAATATGGATGTGTTGCTGGTGTAATTACCTTAGAAGATGTGTTAGAGGTAATAACTGGGGAAATTGTTGATGAAACTGATAAAACTGTTGATTTACAGGAAATTGCTCGGAAGAAGCGAGAAAAAATGTTACAGTCCATCAGTACAATTCACCATCAGGTAAAACTTGATGATTGAGTTAAACTGTTTTCTGCTTCTGTTTGACTCAAGCCATTTTCAGAGGTTTGTAATTGCCCTAATAATTCTGATACTGTAAAATTAGCATTTGTAGATATTGGTAGTAGCGTAATTGTTAAATAGACAATAAAAAAACTATTAAAATCATGCTAAAAGTCAAGGCAAAAATTAAAGCATATTCAAATCTACGGCTAAAAAATCCGATAATTAAAATTACACCTATTAATAAGATTGTAATGCCAATATATTGTTCTCTTTGCCAACCTTTAGCAATTAATGAATCTTGTCCTGGTTGATCTCTATTATTAATTTCTTGAATCTTGTTCGCATTTAAGTTAATTATATTCATTAAACAATATGATCAACATTAATCAGCATATATAAGCAATATTGTTATTAATTTTTGACCAAAAATATTCTATCTGAAGTAGTATTTTGGAATAAATAAATATGTGTGATTAATTTATACACATGAATTAAGATTTTTACTAAAAATAGTAAAAAATAAAATCAGATATTTATTGCCAGTATTTTATTTAATTTAATCATTGACAAACAAATTTATGACCATTTAAATTAATCACTGATATCTAATATCACCAAATATAGGTGATGCAATGGTAAGGGTAAAAAAACAAGGACAAATTTTAGCGATCGCGCTGATATTATCAAATCCTCTGACTGCGATCGCATCTATTCCAAATATCAATAATTTACCATCAATACCACAACAGCCTCCCACTTTTAAAACATCCTCTAATGCAGAAATTTGATCAAAAAATCTTAAAAGAAGGTTTAAAACCTGCGGTAGCATTGCGACAAGCGCAGATTGAAATGTTTAATAATGAAGAATTTTCTCAAGCAAATTATTGGGCAGGTTTTACATTACAAGGTGAGTGGAAATAGGTGACCAAAAGAATGGGATACAAGCCCCGTCCTTCTAGGACGGCTTTATGGTAAAATTTAGGTATAGTCGCCATAGGGCATTGGGAGACTCTAAACAGACATGGAGGGACGGTAAGACCACTTGTGGCGCATCCCAGCGAAGTGTCAAGGAATCTTCGCTCCTTTAGGACGAGGAGGTATGTCAAAGAAGGCAATTTACCCATCACCCACCACCAATTACCAATCACCCTTTCCCCAACTCCTGGGAACGATGAGCAGCCGCTTTCACAGCTTGAATTAAAGCCGAACGAAAACCAGCCTTTTCTAACTCGCTTACCGCTGCAATAGTCGTCCCCCCAGGACTGGTAACTCTATCTTTTAACTCTGCTGGATGGATCTTGGTTTGTGCGATTAATTGCGCTGTTCCTAAAACAGTTTGTAAAGCTAATTGTTTAGCTACTGGTCTGGGTAAACCCGCAGCAACTCCCCCATCAGACAAAGCTTCTATCATCAAAGCCACATAAGCAGGACCACTACCAGATACACCAGTCACCGCATCCATGAGGCTTTCGGGAACTTCTGCCACCTCTCCCACCGCAGTAAAAATTTCCTGTGCTTTTTGTTGGTGATTCATAGCAGTATAAGCACCTAAACAAATTGCCGTCATTCCTGCCCCTACAGTCGCAGGAGTATTAGGCATAGCCCGAATCACTGGTAATTGGGGAAAAGCAGCTTCTAGCTGTTTTAAAGGCACACCGGCCAAAATAGAAATAATTAAAGGAGAATGTTGTATAGGAAAAATATCTGCTAGTTCTTGAGCAATTGCACTCAATATCTGCGGCTTAACCGCCAACATCATAACTTCTTGAGATTCAGTTAAAACTCGACAATTATCAACAGTGACATTTACCCCATATTGCTGTTGTAAAAAAGCCCTGCGAGCCTCCTGGGGTTCACTGACAATAACTTCTGAACCTTGATAAATGCCCCTAGTAATCAGGCGGGATAATAGAGCTTCTCCCATTACCCCACCACCGATCAAACCAAATTTAATAGCCATTAGTCATTTGTCATTGCTCATTTGTCATTAGTCATTTGTCAAGTATGAAGACAAGGGACAAACGACTAATTGTCATTCCATTATTGCGCCATTCGGTTAACTTCGCTACCCCAAGTTGGAGTAGGAGTAGTGGGACGAACAGGACGTGCAGGAGGTTGAGGTACTTCATGTAAAAAACCGCCTTGAGTGCTAACCTGCACACAGCTAGGTGTAAACAAGAAGATACTTTCACCAATGCGCTCTTGATGACCATCTAGAGCATAAGTCCCACCTGCCACAAAATCTACAGCCCTTTGAGCCTGGTCAGGATCCATAATTGTCAAATTCAATACTACGGACTTACGTTCACGTAATGCTTGAATTGCCTGGGGCATTTCTTCAAAAGTGCGGGGTTCGATCACTAAAACTTCCGAAATTCCATTAATTGCGCCTGGCATACCAATCACATTACTCATAGGCTTTGATCCTGCTGCTGCTACTTCGTCTCCCATTGTAGGAGTAGTTTCACGCCAACGTCTATTGGGTGTAGGGACTTCTTGAGGAGCAGGTTGGGAATTTTCTTGCTGATACAAATTTTGATATGTATCAGTGTCTTGTTCCTCTTCGTAATACTCGTACTCTACCTGCTCATTCAAGCCAACAAAATCCCTAAGTTTGGAAAATATATTGTTCATTGTCTATGCTCCCAGTGGAAATTACCTTAATTGATCCGGCTATAAATTTGGTAGCCAGTGTAGTAGCTGCTGCCTTGAGCAATTCTATTGCTGATTGTATTGTCTAGTACAGTTTATTAAAAAAAAATACTGTGCTAAACAAAAATATACCTTATTTGGACATTTAATGAGTCAAAAGTATATCCTAAAGGTATTGACAATAGAAAGTTATTTTTACTTCATTTTGTCTTAGTAATTACATTTGTCAATAGCAAAATTCTTACAGATACACCAAAAACCAGGATACTAAACCTGTGAATAGGGTACATAGAGAGTTTTTGCCCCAGAGTTAAGTAACAACTGATGACTGATAACAAATCTTTAGACCCTTTGTCCAAACAAGATAGTTCCCAATCTTACCATGGTCGCACCGGCTGAAACTGCCAACTGATAATCCCCCGACATACCCATGGACAAATGCTCTATATTAATCAGTGAGCAGTTCTGTGAGTTAATTTCCTCAGCTAATTCCTTTGTACGATGAAAAACAGACAAAATTTCTTCATCTTTTAACTCTAAAGGCGGAATCGTCATCAAACCTTGAATTTGCAAATTTTTACACTGGTTGAGGGTTGGTAAGTCAGCAAGTAATTCTGGTATCGTCCAGCCAGACTTATGAAGATCAGGGAGAATTTTTACTTGTAGACAAACTTTCGGACTCACCCCCATCTGTTGTGCTAGGGTGTCTAAACGCTGGGCTATTTTTAGATTATCCACGGAGTGAATCCAGTCAAACAATTCCAGGGCTTTTTTAGCTTTGTTACTTTGTAGATGTCCTATGAAGTGCCAGATAATATCCGGGAGATCCCGTAACTCAGCTTGTTTACTGGTAGCCTCTTGGATGCGACTTTCACCAAAATCACGAATACCAGCGCTGTATGCTTCCCGCATCAGTTCAGTTGATACTTTTTTACTGACAGCAATCAACCGCACTGAAGGAGGAAGTGAGGCGCGAATATTAGCAATACGTTCACTAATCAAACTTGTCATTGGAATGTACGTTGGAAAACACCTTGCAGTTGATCGTACTCCTGAGACTTACCACCGCGTCGCAAAGTACGCAAACGATTTTCCAGCATCATTCTGGCCTCGGTTCTACCGATAGACTGAAATTTCAGGCCTTTAACGTCACTTGTTACCAAAAAAAATAGGCGTTGGGCATAAAGTGTTGTAAACAGATCCTGGTTATCATCAACCATGCAGATCCTATATAGTAAACCCCACGTTGGATGATTGATGTAAGTTTCTGAGTAGTCTGGATTCATTTAATAGTCAAGGTTTGGAGTATATATTATTTATTTCGTAGTTAATTACAACTCTTCCGACGATAATAAATATTCTTTAGGTCAGAATTTTGTAAACTCTACAAAACTAACAGCATTTTGCCAGGTTATGGCTGTCGTGAACACCTTGATCTAGTTTCTCATTGCCTGGGGAACTAGAGAAATAAAGAAAAATAGCTAAACAATTGCTCACTAAAACAGAGAGATTCTTTATTATTTCTTTAGATTTGCACCTTTTTCAAATCTCTTGTGGATTTTTCATTTGATAGACTTATTTCTATCCTGCCATACTTCTGGAAGTATGGCGCAAATGTAGCTATTTTAACTAATATATGGTTCACCAGATTACATTCAAGAACAATATCTGGATATGGCAAGAGTCTGGTGGGAAGAAGAGTCTCGAATCTGAAACAGTGATTGATTTTTTATCTAGGATAAGCTCATACATTTATTTAATTTTTTTGCGTAATTTTAATTACCAGTAAGTATATCTAAAGAATGAGAAAAATAAGATTTACATGAATGAATATATAAATGAAATATATTTCAGGTAAAAAATGCTAATTGAAATTAGCTCAGAATTTTCAATTATGCCAATTATTGACTAAATTTAAGTCTTCAGATTTGTTGCACGGGTCTTGAAATTGATCATCAAGCGGTTTATTGTTTGTGGTTGAATGATGTAAATATCAATTCATGCTGTAGGTTGATTGATTAGATAGATGCAAAACTAGGTAGAAAAATTATCTAAATCTACTTTCCTTATTTATTAATCTATCTACTTTTAACAGACAGTATTGCAGTCAGACTTCATGTAATTTAACTTTATTGTATGTGGAGTTTTGCACAATTGTAACTACCAGAAATTATAAGGGCTTGCTGGCATGAGACTATCTGAATTAGATCCACTCATACCGCTAAATGAGTTGAGGGAAGCACTACTCAAGTTACCAAAAGGTTATTCTTTTTATGAAGATGAATTGGTAAGTTTTCTATCACGACGCAGATGGCCTGAGAGCGATCGCCGCATTGATAGAACTACTTTTTGGCGGTGGCGGAATGACAATGCAATTGAACATCAAAAAGTATTCAGTCGCTTGGATCTCCTGAAATTATGCCAAATTTGTGATCACTATCGTGTAGATGGAACTCGCAATGAATACTTAGCAATTATGAAAAAGAAAAAAGAAGTTATTCTCAATAAATAACTATGGACTTTGTCGAGGTGGAAATAGTCAACAGTTCTCTTCACAATTAGTATGGCTCAGGAATTGATGGATATACATCCATCTTCCTAGCTCAAGGGTTAAAAATTAAAAATATAATCAGTGTTGACAGTAAAAATTTAAGTTAATAAACTCGCAGAATTTAGATCTAAAAATAAACTAGCTTGTGGTTGTGTTCGTAAAATGGAAGCTGGGCAGGTTGTGGTAATATCTCCCTGTAATATCTCTTGAACTATTTTGGCTTTACGTTTTTCTGGTGCTAGACAAATAATTTTTTTAGCTTGACAAATCATGGGAATAGTGAGGGTAAAAGCATATTGGGGAACATCTACCATATTTTGAAAATATCCTGTATTTAGTTGTTGCTGACGATTAATTTCATCTAGTTTCACTAATTTGACACTAGCCGGATCTTGAAAATCTGCCACTGCGGGATCATTAAAGGCTAAATGTCCATTTTCTCCGACACCTAAAAGACATAAATCAATTGTTTGATTTTGGAGTAGTTTGCTATAGCGATCGCATTCTGCAATAGGTTCTAAAGTATCCCCTTCTAGATAATGAAATTGCTGGGGAAATACTCGCTTTTCTACCCGTTCCCGCAAATAAAACCGAAAACTAGCGGGATGTTCAGCACTAATTCCTAAATATTCATCAAGATGAAATAAAATTATTTTTGACCAATCTATCTCCCCTAATGTAATTAAAGCATTGAGAAACTTAAGTTGTGAATTGCCAGTGGCTAATAACAGAGCAGTTTTATTTTGTTTTTGCAGCAGCTGTTTTAAATATTTCTGGACAACTTCAGCAGCATCTAGTGCCATTTCTGTTTCAGATTTGTAAATTTGCACTAGCAAATCATCAACATAAAAAGATTTTGTGGCAGTTGGCATTTCTATGACCAGTTTACTGTGATGTGGTTGCCGATTTACGCTAGACTAAGTAAATTAACTTAACAGTTGTTTACAAAGTAGTAAAAAATTCATGCTGACAGCAATTCTCTTTGATCTAGATGGCACTATTGTCAACACTGACCCGATACATTACCAAGCTTGGAGAGAAATGCTGTTAGATTACAGCATAGAAATTGATGAAACTTTCTACAAATCCCGGATTAGTGGTAGACTCAACCCAGAAATTATTAAGGATATTTTACCACATTTGTTACGGGCAGAGGGTGAAAAGTTTGCTGATGAAAAAGAAGCTCTTTTCCGTGATAGTGCTTTCCATTTAAAACCTCTAGACGGTTTTTCTGAAGTCATAAAATGGATAGAAAAACATCAAATAAAATGTGCATTAGTAACAAATGCACCCTGGTTAAATGCCGAATTTATGTTAGAGGTTTTGGGTATTAAAGAAATTTTCCATACTATTGTTTTAGCTGATGACTGTACAGCTGGTAAACCTGATCCAGAACCATACAAAGTTGCTCTGAATAAACTGGGAATTACAGCAGAACAAGCGGTTGCTTTTGAAGACTCCCCTTCTGGTATTCGGTCTGCGGTTGCTGCTCATATCCCCACTATTGGAATTGCTTCTACTCATAATCCTCAAGTTTTACAGAATTTGGGTACATTTATGACCATTCCAGATTTTACTGACTTGCGTTTATGGACTTGGTTAAACTCATTAATAGAAGCAAAAATAAGTGAAGTTGCGTCTACAAATTGATGTTTTTTGATAATTATCTTCTGGGTAATAGTCTTGGCTAATTACCCGTTTCTAATCATTTATTAATAGGGGTTTTAGTTTGCCATATTTTTTCAAATTCTGCTTCCGATATTTCAAATTCTTCAATATTTTTGTCATCTATTTTCTTATCACACAGCATTCCATATTCATCACATGAATGGCTTTTATCATAGAATAAAATATTACCATTTTCATAAATTTCTATTTGTCTACGGGCATATAAATTACTATCAATTTCCATAAAGTAGGTACTACAACCCCAAGTGTCATAGTCTCCACCTAAAGATACATCCCAAGACCATTTATAATATTTTCTTGTTTTTTGTAATGTAGACATAATGCTCTCTCATTTCATCTGTCATTGACAGGATTTTATCTTATTTACATTTTACTGGAAATCCAGCAGTCTTTCTACTCTTTAATGGTGATTGTCAAGAAAATCTTAGGTAGATTGAGTGATATTTTGAGCCTTATATAGCTGGTAATTAGGGCTGACTGAAAAAATCTGAGGACGAAATTCTAATTTTATAACCGTTTTATGTTGTATACCTTAATCCCTAAAAAAAGGAGGGGATTAAGGTTTGGTGTAGTCTCTAAACCTATCCAGGGTATAATTTTTATTTCTACCCATTGATTTATTTACTACAGAAGATGTTGGTTTTCATCACATCTTTCTGAATAATGAAATGCCAATTCATTTAGTTTTTCTTTACCTTCTTGATTGACAATTGGACAATATTTTGTGTTCGCACTGATGCAGTCCATGTGAGGTGTTTTTGCACATACTAATAATAGTCCCCCTAACATAAATAATAAGCCACAAATTGCGGCGGTTTGTGTTCCTGAAATATCTATTGCACCGTGAACTACTACTTCTCGCA from Okeanomitos corallinicola TIOX110 includes the following:
- a CDS encoding hemolysin family protein; amino-acid sequence: MLNLIITVFVLILGSAMCSCTETALFSVSTLRVRQLAELKKPAAIALLAIRENMNRPIATIVIINNIFNIIGSIITGGIATQVLGDSLLGVFSGILTFLIIVFGEIIPKTIGEIYSEQVALLTAIPITGLSIAFTPLVWIMENVTAPFSQGQKRPTTNEAEIKLLTNIGQEEGIIQSDEAEMIQRVFRLNDVTASDLMTPQIMLTYIRGNLTLNEAKADIIASQHTRIIVIDESIDQVMGFALKQRLLTAMVEGNSDQKIADLTRKVRFVPEIIRADKLLKNFIESHEHLAVVVDEYGCVAGVITLEDVLEVITGEIVDETDKTVDLQEIARKKREKMLQSISTIHHQVKLDD
- a CDS encoding CHAT domain-containing protein; protein product: MQKFDQKILKEGLKPAVALRQAQIEMFNNEEFSQANYWAGFTLQGEWK
- the proC gene encoding pyrroline-5-carboxylate reductase, which gives rise to MAIKFGLIGGGVMGEALLSRLITRGIYQGSEVIVSEPQEARRAFLQQQYGVNVTVDNCRVLTESQEVMMLAVKPQILSAIAQELADIFPIQHSPLIISILAGVPLKQLEAAFPQLPVIRAMPNTPATVGAGMTAICLGAYTAMNHQQKAQEIFTAVGEVAEVPESLMDAVTGVSGSGPAYVALMIEALSDGGVAAGLPRPVAKQLALQTVLGTAQLIAQTKIHPAELKDRVTSPGGTTIAAVSELEKAGFRSALIQAVKAAAHRSQELGKG
- a CDS encoding cell division protein SepF, translating into MNNIFSKLRDFVGLNEQVEYEYYEEEQDTDTYQNLYQQENSQPAPQEVPTPNRRWRETTPTMGDEVAAAGSKPMSNVIGMPGAINGISEVLVIEPRTFEEMPQAIQALRERKSVVLNLTIMDPDQAQRAVDFVAGGTYALDGHQERIGESIFLFTPSCVQVSTQGGFLHEVPQPPARPVRPTTPTPTWGSEVNRMAQ
- a CDS encoding YggS family pyridoxal phosphate-dependent enzyme produces the protein MTSLISERIANIRASLPPSVRLIAVSKKVSTELMREAYSAGIRDFGESRIQEATSKQAELRDLPDIIWHFIGHLQSNKAKKALELFDWIHSVDNLKIAQRLDTLAQQMGVSPKVCLQVKILPDLHKSGWTIPELLADLPTLNQCKNLQIQGLMTIPPLELKDEEILSVFHRTKELAEEINSQNCSLINIEHLSMGMSGDYQLAVSAGATMVRLGTILFGQRV
- the pipX gene encoding transcriptional coactivator PipX, with product MNPDYSETYINHPTWGLLYRICMVDDNQDLFTTLYAQRLFFLVTSDVKGLKFQSIGRTEARMMLENRLRTLRRGGKSQEYDQLQGVFQRTFQ
- a CDS encoding glucosamine-6-phosphate deaminase, producing MPTATKSFYVDDLLVQIYKSETEMALDAAEVVQKYLKQLLQKQNKTALLLATGNSQLKFLNALITLGEIDWSKIILFHLDEYLGISAEHPASFRFYLRERVEKRVFPQQFHYLEGDTLEPIAECDRYSKLLQNQTIDLCLLGVGENGHLAFNDPAVADFQDPASVKLVKLDEINRQQQLNTGYFQNMVDVPQYAFTLTIPMICQAKKIICLAPEKRKAKIVQEILQGDITTTCPASILRTQPQASLFLDLNSASLLT
- a CDS encoding HAD-IA family hydrolase produces the protein MLTAILFDLDGTIVNTDPIHYQAWREMLLDYSIEIDETFYKSRISGRLNPEIIKDILPHLLRAEGEKFADEKEALFRDSAFHLKPLDGFSEVIKWIEKHQIKCALVTNAPWLNAEFMLEVLGIKEIFHTIVLADDCTAGKPDPEPYKVALNKLGITAEQAVAFEDSPSGIRSAVAAHIPTIGIASTHNPQVLQNLGTFMTIPDFTDLRLWTWLNSLIEAKISEVASTN